AGTGTTCTAAAAAGTTTTTCTTTTTCTAAGGTTTCAGCGATTAATTGTGTTTCCGTTATTTCACGCAAGGTAGCTAAACTTGCTGCTGCTATAATGGGGTTGCCGCCAAAGGTAGTAATATGTCCTAATTTTGGAGCATCTTGTAAGGTTTGCATTAATTTATGAGACGCTACAAAAGCCCCTACGGGCATACCGCCTGCCATTCCTTTGCCTATGACAAGAATATCAGGAATGCAATTGTAATGCTCAAAAGCAAATAGTTTTCCTGTTCTGCCAAAACCAGGCTGTATTTCATCTAAAATTAGTAATGCACCAACTTCGGTACAACGTTTTCTTATTTTCGTTAAGAAATTATTTTTTGGTTCTATAAACCCGGCACCTCCTTGAATGGTTTCTAGAATTACGCCTGCTGTTTTTTCTGTAATAGCCGCTATAGCTGCGTTATCATTAAATGGTATAAACCGTACATCTGGTATTAAGGGTCTAAAAGCACTTTTCCGCTCTTCATAGCCCATAACGCTTAAGCTCCCCATAGTATTCCCATGATATGCATGATTGGCAGCAAAAATTTCTGTCCTACCTGTTGCTCTTCGTGCTAATTTTAAAGCTCCTTCAATAGCTTCGGTACCTGAGTTAACTAAATAGGTTGTCTCAAGATTTTTGGGTAATAAAGAAGCTAATAGTTTGGTGTAGCTAACTGCAGGTTCTTGTATGTATTCCCCATATACCATTACATGTGCATATTTA
This genomic stretch from Cellulophaga algicola DSM 14237 harbors:
- a CDS encoding aspartate aminotransferase family protein, coding for MKEDFYKHQTQTTPHPLALEVSHAKGSYIYDTDGHAHLDFVAGVSACSLGHCHPRVSQAIKDQVDKYAHVMVYGEYIQEPAVSYTKLLASLLPKNLETTYLVNSGTEAIEGALKLARRATGRTEIFAANHAYHGNTMGSLSVMGYEERKSAFRPLIPDVRFIPFNDNAAIAAITEKTAGVILETIQGGAGFIEPKNNFLTKIRKRCTEVGALLILDEIQPGFGRTGKLFAFEHYNCIPDILVIGKGMAGGMPVGAFVASHKLMQTLQDAPKLGHITTFGGNPIIAAASLATLREITETQLIAETLEKEKLFRTLLQHKLIKEIRGRGLMLALILDHLEVANHLILTAAKEKLILFWLLFEPRAVRISPPLTISNQEITTGCEQIISILDQY